Genomic segment of Streptomyces sp. NA02950:
ACGGCCACACCGGCGGCAGTGAGCCCGCCCGCGGCCAGTGCGCAGCTGACCAGCGCGGCCAAGCTCCTGGTGAATGCGGTCATCCTGTCGGTCCTTCGCACGCTTGTCGGGACTTTCCTTCAAGCAGCAATTCGGGGCCGACGGGCCGATGGCTTGGTCCGTCCGACAATTTGTCCGCGTGTGACAGTTACCGTCAACACCCTTGACGCGGTGGTGAATCCGGAGCACGGGACGCGCGCGTGACGGTTCGGGGAGGTAGGGTTACTCTGCCCGGGGCGGGTGCCCTCGTACGGGTGGGGAGTGTCATGGAGCAGATAACGGTAAGGAGCAGGCCACGAGTGCCTGCGATCAACTGCGGGAGCGGTGCGTCCAGCGCGCGCCTCGAACGCCATCTCGCGGTGATGGGCGGCCCGGCCGTCCCGGAGCGGGAGGCCGAGGGCGCGACGGTGCTGATGCAGGAGCTCACCGCGCGCGACCATGTGCGCGCGAAGAACAGCCGGAGTGCGCGGGTTTCGCTGTTCGCGCCGCTGCGCCGGCTGCGCCGCTCGCTCTTCGGCAGTCGCGGCTGACCCGCCCGGTCCACCGGGTTCTCAGGTTTCCGAGGTTGGTCGTCCGCATCCCGGGCAGGCACGAGAACACCCGGCCCGCTCCAGCCGGTGTGGCCGTGCTGTGAGGCACCGCACACCCGGGCCGTTCCGGGATGCCGACGAAGGATGACGCTCCGGCTCACCGTCCGCCGCGCGCGTAGCGGCGGACGGTGAGCGGCATGAACACCGCCACCAGCAGCAGCGACCAGCCGATCGACGCCGCCACCGGGTGTGCGAGCGGCCAGGCCGCGTCCGGGTCCGCCGCCACGTTCCCGAACAGATCACGGCAGGCGGCCACCACCGCGCTGATCGGATTCCAGTCGGCGACACAGCGCAGCCAGCCGGGCATCCCGTCGGTCGGCACATAGGTGTTGGACACCATCGGCAGCGAGAAGGTGAGGCTGGAGAGCTGGCCCGCGGCCTCCTCCTTGCCCACCACCATGCCCAGGTACTGCCCGATCCAGGCGGTGGCCAGGCGGAACAGCAGCAGCAGCGCGAACGCCCCGAGTGCGGCCCCCGGCCCGCCCCGTATCCGCCACCCCACCGCGAGTCCGAGCAGCGCCAGCGGCACCAGCCCCACGGCGGCGATCAGCACATCCGAGGCGACCTGGCCCAGCGGTACGGCGGCGCGACTCATCGGCAGGGTGCGGAAGCGGTCGATGACCCCGCGCTGCATGTCCTGCGCGGTGCCGATCATCCCGGTGAGGATGCCGCCCGCCGCGATCGAGACGAACAGCCCCGGAACCAGGTACTCGCGGTAGTCGCCCGAGCCCGGCACCTGGATCGCGCTGCCGAAGACATAGCCGAAGAGCACCAGCATCATCAGCGGTGCGACCAGGGTGATGGTGAACAGCGCCGGGGCGTGCCGCAGCCGGGTCAGCTGACGGCCCAGCATGGCCGCGGTGTCGCGGGCGGCCCAGCGGATCGTGGTGTCGCTCATACGGCGGCCTCCTCGGGGGTCGCGGTGCGGTGGGTGAGCCGGAGGAAGACCTCGTCCAGGGTGGGGCGCCGCACCGAGGCGTCGGCCAGCGGCACCCCGGCCGCGTCCAGCTCCCGGACCACCCGGGGCAGGGTGAGGGCGGGGTCGCCCGACGCCGCGCCGACGGTGCGGTGTTCGGCGTTGAGCTCCGGCCGTGAACCGGTGAGGTTGCCGAGGACAACGGCTGCGCCCTCGAGTGCGTCCGCCTCCGCGACCACCACCTCGATCCGCTGTCCGATCGTGGTCTTCAGCTGGTCGGGGGTGCCGGTGGCGACGGTCCGGCCCTGGTCGATCACCACGATGTCGTCGGCCAGCCGGTCGGCCTCCTCCAGGTACTGGGTGGTCAGCAGCACGGTGGTGCCCGCCCGGGCCAGTGCGCGGACGCCGTCCCAGATCGCGCCCCGGCTGCGCGGGTCCAGACCGGTCGTCGGCTCGTCGAGGAAGAGGACGGCCGGTTCGGTGAGCAGACAGGCGGCGAGGTCCAGCCGGCGGCGCATCCCGCCGGAGTAGGTGCGGGCGGGGCGGTCGGCCGCCTCGGTCAGGTCGAAGCGGTCCAGCAGTTCGTCGGCGCGCCGCCCGGCGGCGGCTCCGCGCAGCCGCTGGAGGCGGGCGAAGAGCCGCAGGTTCTCGCGGCCCGTCAGATCCCCGTCCACCGAGGCGTCCTGGCCGGTGACGGCGATCCGGCGGCGCACCGCACGGGGGTTCCGTACGACGTCGTGGCCCGCGACGCGCGCCGTGCCGGAGTCCGGGGCGCTCAGGGTGGTGAGGATGCGGACCGCGGTGGTCTTGCCCGCGCCGTTGGGGCCGAGCAGACCGCAGACGGTGCCGGGCGGGACGGCGAGATCGAGTCCGCGCAGGGCGTGCACATCGCCGAAGATCTTGTGCAGGCTGTCACTAAGTACAGCGTACGTATGTGGCATGCGACTCACTGTAGCTCACTACGTACGCTGTACGTAACTAGGATGGTGGGCGAGGTGATGATCAATGGCAGCCAGTGGCCGGGCGGCCGGGCCGGACGTGATCTGGGCGCTCCCCGAGCGCACCGGCCGTGGCCCGCGCCCCGCGTACACCCGTGACGACATCGCCGAGGCCGCGGTGCGGATCGCGGACGAGGCGGGGATGGACGCGGTGTCGATGCGCCGGGTGGCCGCGGCCGTCGGCTGCGGCACGATGTCGCTCTACAACTACGTGCCGCGGAAGGAGGACCTGGTCGATCTGATGGTGGACCGGGTCGCCGGCGAGTACGAGCTGCCCGGGAAGCCGTCGGGGGACTGGCGGGCCGATATGCTCGGCCTCGCCCGTCAGGGCCGCGCCCTGATGCACCGTCACCCCTGGCTGCCCGCCGCCGTCCTGCCCACCGGCGCCCTGGGCCCCAACGGGCTGCGGTACATGGAGTTCTGCCTCGCCGCGCTGGAGGGCTCGGGCCTCGACGACGGCCTCAAGATCGAACTGATCGGCATGGTCAACGGGGCGGTGATCTCGTACGTCTCCTCCGAGCTGGCCACCGCCCGGCAGCGGCGGGCCTCGGAGCACACGGCCGAACAGCGCCAGGCGGCCCAGGCCGGCTATCTCGCGCGGATCGTCGCGAGCGGCGACTATCCGCACCTCTCCCGCACCTTCGCCGCAGCCCCCGCCGCCGGCGATCCGGACGAGACCTTCGACCGGCTCCTCGGCCGCGTCCTGGCCGGATACGCGGCCGCCTGCTGATTCCCCGGGTCCGCACCCCGGGGGGCGCCCCCTCACACCAGGGCGAACTGGCCCTCCGGGCCCTCCTCGTGGTGGTCGAGCACCGAGGCCGGGCGACGGGCCGCGGCGGGCACCGGCAGCACACCCGCCTCGCGCAGCTCCGCGGCGGCGATCAGCGGGCTGTCCAGCAGCCGGGTGGCCAGGTCGCGGCGGTGAGGGCGGAGTTCGGCGAGCAGCGCCAGCACGGTGATCAGCTCGAGCAGTTCGGAGGTCCAGGCGGACGGCCAGACCCCCGGTACGACCGCCTCCAGGGTCCCCGGCTCACCCCGGGCCGTACGCCGCTCGAACCAGCTCTCCAGCACCCGCACCCCGTGGGCAGGGAACTCCCACGCGCCACGCGGCACCGGGGAAATCCGGCCCTCGCCCAGACACAGGGCCGCCGTCTCCGGGTCGTAGTCCAGGGAGTCCGGCAGGCCGCGCGCGGGGAGCGGAGCGCGTACGTACGGGCGCTGGCCGCCCGGCATACGCGGGCGCTCGCCACTGTGCGCCCCGCGCGTATGCAGCCACAGCGCACGCCGCCCCAGCTCCACGCCCTGCGCCCAGACCTCCGGATCGGCCGTCAGCGGAACGGCGCAGGGCGCGGAGTGCGCCGTGGCGGCGGTCCAGGCGAGCAGATCCGCGGCGGAGACGGGGTGGCCCAGCCGGGCGCCGAGGTGGTCCAGCAACCCCGGCGCGACATTGGGCTCCCGGCCGCCGGGCCGCCGGTAGAGCGGACGGATCCGGCCCGGACGACCCGCCGCGGACCAGCCGTCCGGCAGCACCGCGGAGAAGGTGAGCACCGGCTCGGGATCGGGCCCGGCCGCCGCTTCGACCACATGGATCTGCTGGTCGTCGGCGACCCGCCACAGTTCGGGCCGGGCGGCGTCGATCAGCCGGTGGTCCGGTATCAGCCACTGCTGGTCGAACGGCCCGTACGCCACCCGCACCGGCTCCGGGCACGGACCGCCGGCCCGCACCAGCCGGGCGGTGGAGGTCCGCTGGCCGGGCAGCTGGGCCACGGAGGTGTGCAGGGACCGGGCGCGGGACGGCCGGAACAGCGCGGCGCGCTCCGCCGTGTCCCCGGCGGCCACCAGCCGCTCCCACCGCGCGGTGAGCGAGGCGGCGTCGGGCGCCATCACCCACGCCCGGCCCAGCCGCAGCGGGGCCACGGACCACGGCATCAGGTCCCCAAGCGGTACGTCCCGTTCTCCCACGCCCGGCATGGTATCCACGCACCCCCGAACCCCGCGTCCCCCGCCCGTCGGGGCCGCGGCCCGCGCCCGCCGTCCCGGCCCGCCGCGCCGGAACGCGCACCGGCGCTTCCCGGCGGGGCCGAGCGCGGCGCGCGCGTGGGCGTGCCACCGGCGCACCCACGGCGTGCCAAGCGGCTACCGCGGTCGCTCGTGCTGCCGCGTCCGTCGGCCGTCGTCCCGGACCGCGGCGGCGGGACGCGGACCGCCGTGAGCGCATCCGCGGCGCGCCACTCGGCTGACGGTGGTGCGCCTGGTGCCGCGGCCCGCGTAGCGCCCCGCGCGGCCACGCGAACCGGCGTGCCCCGGCTCGGGGCGTGTGTCGGCCCGCCTTCGGCGGACGGGTAACGAACCACTCGGCCGGCGGCGGGTCGCTCGTGCTGCCGCGTCCGTCGGCCGTCGTCCCGGACCGCGGCGGCGGGATGCGGACCGCCGTGAGCGCATCCGCGGCGCGCCACTCGGCTGACGGCGGTGCGCCTGGTGCCGCGGCCCGCGTAGCGCCCCGCGCGGCCACGCAAACCGGCGTGCCCCGGCTCGGGGCGTGTGTCGGCCCGCCTTCGGCGGACGGACAACGAACCACTCGGCCGACGGCAGTCACTCCGCCTCGAGGGTGACCGTGAAGGAGAACCGGTCGCCGCGGTAGTGGATCCGTGCCACGTCCACCACTCGGCCGGCCTCGTCGTAGGTCACCCCGGTGTAGTGCAGGATCGGGCTGAGCAGCGGGACCTCGAGGAGGCGGGAGGTCTCCGGGTCCGCGAGCCGGGCCTCGACGGTGTCGGTGATCCGGCTGATCCGCACCCCGACCACGTCGCGCAGCACCTTCGTCATCGGCCAGCGCTCCAGATCGGCGAGGTCGATGCGGTCGGCGAGATCGGGGCGGACCAGGTTCTCCGCCCAGTTGGTCGGCTCGTCGCTCCGCCCGTCGCGGCGCAGCCGCCGGTACCCGGCCGCCTCGTCCAGGCCGGGGAAGTACTCCGCCAGTTCCGCCGGGACCGCCGCCGGACCGTGGTCCAGCACCGTCGTCCGCTCACCGGACTGCTGGGCCACGATCGCGTCCACCGAACCCAGCAGCCGTACCGGGGAACCGCGTCGCGCGCTCGGTTCGATGAAGGTGCCGCGCCGCCGGTGGCGGCTGATGAGGCCCTCCGTCTCGAGTTCCTTCAGCGCCTGCCGCATGGTGAGCACGCTGACGCCGTAGTGCTCGGCGAGCCGGTCCTCGGTCGGCAGCCGCAGCGGGTCGTTCGGCCCGCGGCCGAGTATCGAGGCGCGCAGCGACTGCGAGACCTGGTACCACAGCGGCAGCTTGCGGTTCAGGGCCACGGAGTCGGGGGCGAAGGTGGTCACGGGGGCGCGGTCTCCGGTCGCGGTCACGGTCACGGTCCTGGGGGCAGGTGGCGGGTGGCGGACGCCGCGGTGTGCGGGGCAGCACCGCGGCGGGGCCCGTCACGGGCGGAAGTGGCGCTCCAGACCCTGCCATACGTCGTCGTAGCCCGTCTGGAGGTGGTCCGCCGCCATGGCCTGCGGGGTGGCGGTGACCGGCCAGCGCGTCTCGAACATGAAGGCCAGCCCGTCGTCCACCTTGCGTGGTGCCAGCTCGGCGGCGCTGGCGCGCTCGAAGGTCTCGTGGTCCGGGCCGTGCGCCGACATCATGTTGTGCAGGGAGCCGCCGCCGGGCACAAACCCCCCGGGGCCCGCGGTCTTGGCGTCGTACGCGCCCTCGATCAGCCCCATGTACTCGCTCATCACATTGCGGTGGAAGTACGGCGGGCGGAAGGTGTCCTCGCCCACCAGCCAGCGCGGCGCGAAGACCACGAAGTCCACGCCCGCGAGCCCCGGGGTGTCCGACGGCGAGGTGAGCACGGTGAAGATGGACGGGTCCGGGTGGTCGTAGCTGATGGTGCCCAGCACATTGAAGCGGCGCAGGTCGTACACGTACGGCACGTGGTTGCCGTGCCAGGCGACGACGTCCAGCGGGGAGTGGTCGTAGGTCGCCGCCCAGAGGTTGCCGCAGAACTTGCTGACCACCCGCACCGGCCGCTCGACGTCCTCGTACGCGGCCACCGGTGCCAGGAAGTCCCGCGGGTTGGCGAGTCCGTTGGCGCCGATCGGGCCGAGGTCGGGGAGGACGAACGGACGCCCGTAGTTCTCGCAGACGTAGCCGCGCGCGGTCGGGTCCAGCAGCTCCACCCGGAACCGCACCCCGCGCGGGATCAGCGCCATGTGCCCCGGCTCGGCGCGCAGCAGCCCGAACTCGGTGCGCAGCAGTAGCCCGCCGCGCTCGGGGAGGATCAGCAGTTCGCCGTCGGCGTCGCTGAACACCCGGTCGGTCATGGACGCGTTGGCGGCGTAGAGGTGGACGGCCATCCCCGAGCGCTCCGCGGCGTCCCCGTTGCCGCCGAGGGTCCACAGCCCGGACAGGAAGTCGGTGCCCACGGGCGGCTCCGGCAGCGGGTCCCAGCGCAGCCGGTTGGGGTCCGGCACGGTCTCGGTGAACGGCGCGCCCCGCACCGATCCGTTGTCGATCCGCAGATACGGCGGGTGGGCCGCCGAGGGGCGGATGCGATACAGCCAGGAGCGGCGGTTGTGGGCACGCGGCTCGGTGAAGGCGGTGCCGCTCAACTGCTCCGCGTACAGCCCCAGCGGGGCGCGCTGCGGGGAGTTGCGCCCGATGGGCAGTGCGCCGGGCACGGCCTCGCTGCTGTGCTCATTGCCGAATCCGGAGGAGTAGACGAGCCCTTCGGCCGTCTTCCGTGCCTGCTCGGTCCCCGTGCCGTCGTCCATCGTGCGCTCCCGAAGCTCGACCTCGCCGCCCAACCATTCCTATGTCAGACGATAGGAATCGAAGGCGGGAACGTCAATGATCGGGCAGGATGGTGGCGTGCCCATACCGCCCCTCCGCCGTAATCCGGTTCAGCGCCGCAGCGCCGAGCGCCTCGGACGGATCCTCGACGCCTGCGCCGAACTGCTCGACGAGATCAGCTACGAGCAGCTGAGCACCCGTGCGGTGGCCGAGCGCGCCAACGTCCCCATCGGCTCGGTCTACCGCTTCTTCTCCAACAAGCGGGCCATGGCCGAGGCCCTGGCCCACCGCAATCTCGACGAGTACGCCGAGCGGATCACCCGGCGACTGGCGGACTCCGGTCCGGATTGCGGCTGGCGCGAGGCGATGGACATCGTCGTCGACGAGTACCTGGGGATGAAGCGCGGGGCGCCCGGCTTCGCGCTGATCGAGTTCGGGATGCCGGTCCCGGCCACCGGAGTGGCCGACCAGCCCAACTACTTGGTGGCGGACCGGCTGCGCACACTGCTCGCCGATCGGCTCCGCGGTGAGGGGGTGGAGGGGGCCGACGGCGAGGGCGAGGCCGGGGAGCGGCTGCGGATCGCCTTCCTGCTGGCGGTCGAGGCCGCCGACGCCCTGCTGCGGCTGGCGTTCCGGGTGGACCCCGAGGGCGATCCGGCCATCGTCGCGGAGACCAAGGAGCTGCTGCGCGCCTATCTGGCGCGTGTCCTGGACTGAGCCGCCGGCCCGCCGTCCCGTGGAGGGACTGGCCGTCGCGTGGAGGAACTGTCGGGGGAGCGCCATCCCGTGGAGGGAAGGAGTTCACTCCGGCGCCTCCCGGGCATGCGTACCAGTCGGTATGGTGAGGGGTCCCGGCGGACCGAGCCCCCACAGAGGGAGTAGCCATGAGTCCCACTGCCCGTACGGCCCTGCGTATCTGCCCGCTCTGCGAGGCCACCTGCGGGCTGACCCTGACCGTCGAGGAGGGCAGGGTCACCCGGGCGCGCGGCGATGACGACGATGTCTTCAGCCGCGGCTTCATCTGCCCCAAGGGTGCGTCCTTCGGGGACCTGGACGCCGACCCCGACCGGCTGCGGCGGCCGCTGGTCCGGCGCGGCGGACGGCTCCAGGAGGCCGACTGGGACGAGGCGTTCGCCGCCGTCGAGGCCGGGCTGTGGCCGGTCCTGCGCGAGCACGGAGGGCGTTCGGCGGGGGTGGTTCTCGGCAACCCCAACGTCCACACCGTGGCCGGAGGGCTCTACCCCGCGCTGCTGCTGGGTGCCCTCGGCACCCCCAACGTGTTCACCGCCAGCACTCTCGACCAGATGCCCAAGCACGTCTCCAGCGGACTGCTCTACGGGGACGCCAACGCACTGCCGGTGCCCGATGTCGACCGCACCGACCATCTGCTGGTGATCGGCGCCAACCCGATGGACTCCAACGGCAGTCTGTGCACCGCCCCCGACTTCCCCGGCCGGCTGCGGGCGCTGCGGCGGCGCGGCGGCAAGCTGATCGTGGTCGATCCCCGGCGTACCCGTACCGCCAGGATGGCCGACCGGCATGTGGCGATACGTCCCGGTACCGACGCCCTGCTCCTCTTCGCCATGGTGCGGGTGCTGTTCGACGAGGACCTGGTGGCGACGGGGGAGCTGGACGCCCACCTCAGCGGGGTGGCCGAGGTCCGGCGGCTGGCCGCGGACTTCCCACCGGAGGCGGTCGCCGACGCCTGCGACGTACCCGCGGAGGAGATCCGCGCCCTCGCCCGGGAGCTGGCCGCGGCGCCGAAGGGCGTGGTCTACGGGCGGATGGGCTCCACCACCGTCGAGTTCGGCACCCTCACCAGCTGGCTGGTCGACGTGCTCAACGCGCTCACCGGGAACCTGGACCGGCCCGGCGGCATGATGTTCCCGCTCGCCGCCACCGCGCGCCGGGAGCGTACGCCGCGCCCCGGCAAGGGGTTCGCGCTGGGCCGCTGGCACAGCCGGGTCAGCGGCCATCCGGAGGCCAAGGGCGAACTGCCGTCCGTCGCCCTCGCCGAGGAGATCGAGACCCCGGGGGAGGGGCGGATCCGGGCGCTGCTGACGATCGCCGCCAACCCCGTACTGTCCGCACCCGACGGCGACCGGCTGGAACGGGCGCTGGCCGAACTGGACTTCATGGTCAGCGTCGATCCGTACCTCAACGAGACCGCGCGCCACGCCGATGTTGTGCTGCCGCCGCCCCCGCCCAGCCAGAGCCCGCACTTCGACTTCACCTTCAACCACCTGGCCGTGCGCAACCAGGTCCGCTACTCGCGCCCCGCGGTCCCGCTGGACGACGACCGGATGAGCGAGGGCGACATCCTGGCCCGGCTGGTGCTGTGCGCGAGCGGACACGGCGGCGCCGACCCGGCGACCGTGGACGCCATGGCGATCGAGGCCGCGCTCGGCAAGGCCGTCGCCGACCCGGAGTCGCCGGTGCACGGACGGGAGACCGCCGAGCTGACCGCGCTGCTGACCGGTCGCACCGGCGCCGAACGGCGGCTGGACATGATGCTGCGGCTGGGCCCGTACGGCGACGGATTCGGCGCCGACCCCGACGGGCTGACCCTTCAGGCGGTGCTGGACCGGCCGCACGGTATCGACCTCGGCCCGCTGCGCCCGCGGCTGCCCGCCCTGCTGAAGACCCGCAGCGGCACGGTGGAGCTGTGCCCGGAGCCGATCGTGCGCGATGTGGACCGGCTGCGGCGCGCGCTGGCCGACCGGCCCACCGGTCTGGTCCTCATCGGCCGCCGCCATCTGCGCTCCAACAACAGCTGGATGCACAACGTCCCCTCGCTGGTGGGAGGCAGCAACCGCTGCACCCTCCAGGTGCACCCCGAGGACGCCGCCCGGCTGGGCCTGGCCAACGGCGGCCTCGCCCGGGTCAAGGGCGACGCGGGGGAGCTGGAGGTGCCGGTGGAGGTGACCGACGCGGTGCGCACCGGAGTGGTGAGCCTGCCGCACGGCTGGGGCCACGGCCGCCCCGGCACCCGGATGTCGGTGGCCGGGGCCCACGCCGGGGCCAACGCCAACCAGCTCATCGACGGCTCACGGCTGGATCCGCTGTCGGGCACCGCGGTGCTGAACGGCTGCCCGGTGCAGCTGGCCCCGCTCACCGAGCCCAGCGCACCGCTACCGGACTGACCAGGGGTTTTGCGCTTATTGCTCACGCGTCAAGGCCTTGTTAACGCAAAGTTGCGCCACCTAACGTCGCCTCGACCGCCACATCTGGGGGAGTTCACCGGCGAACGTGAGGTAGCCACCATGCTGACAGTCCTCGGATTCGTCATGATCGCGACATTCCTGGTGCTGATCATGATGAAGAAGATGTCCCCGATGGGTGCTCTGGTGCTCATCCCGGCGCTGTTCTGCGTCCTCGTCGGGAAGGGGGCGCATCTCGGGGACTACGTCATCGACGGCGTCGGTGACCTCGCGCCCACGGCCGCGATGCTGATGTTCGCCATCATCTACTTCGGGGTGATGATCGACGTCGGGCTCTTCGACCCGATCGTCCGGCTCATCCTGCGGTTCTGCAAGGCGGATCCGATGCGGGTGGTCGTCGGCACCGCACTGCTCGCGGCGATCGTCTCGCTCGACGGCGACGGCTCCACCACCTTCATGATCACCGTGTCGGCGATGGTGCCGCTCTACCGGCGGCTGAAGATGAGCCTGGTGGTGATGACCGGCGTCGCCGCCATGGCCAACGGCGTGATGAACACCCTGCCCTGGGGCGGACCGACCGCCCGCGCCGCCGCCGCGCTCAAGGTCGACGCCAGCGACATCTTCGTGCCGATGATCCCCGCCCTCGCCGTCGGCCTGCTCTTCGTCTTCGTGCTCGCCTACGCCCTCGGGGTGCGCGAGCGCAGGCGGCTGGGGCTGCTGACGCTCGACGGGACCCCGGCGGAGGAGTCCGAGCAGGTGCTCGTCGGCGCGGGTGCCGGAAAGGCCGGGGCCGGAAAGGCGGGCGCCGGGAAGAAGGGCGGCTCCAAGGCCGCCGCCCACGCTCCCGCCACGGCCACCGGCGGCTCCGGTGGCGGCACGGACGCCGAGGTGGCCGAGAACACCCAGGCCACCGGCTCGACCGGCTCCACCGAGGACGGTACCGACGACGAGTTCCAGGGGCTCGACCCGCACCGCCCCACCCTCCGCCCCAAGCTCTACTGGTTCAACGCGGCGCTCACCCTCGGCCTGCTGACCATGATGGTCATGGAGACGATGCCGATCCCGGTGCTCTTCCTGCTCGGCGCCGCCATCGCCCTCACCGTCAACTTCCCCCACATGGACGACCAGAAGGCCCGGGTCGCCGCCCACGCCGAGAACGTCGTCAACGTCTCCGGCATGGTCTTCGCCGCCGCCGTCTTCACCGGTGTCCTCACCGGCACCGGCATGGTCGAGCACATGGCCCGCTGGCTCGTCGACGGCGTGCCCGACGGCATGGGCCCGCACATGGCCATCGTCACCGGTGTGCTGTCCATCCCGCTGACCTACTTCATGTCCAACGACGGCTTCTACTTCGGCATCGTGCCGATCCTCGCCGAGGCCGGAGCCGCCCACGGGGTCTCCACCCTGGAGATCGCCCGCGCCTCGCTCGTCGGGCAGGCCCTGCACATGTCCAGCCCGCTGGTCCCCGCCGTCTACGTCCTCGTCGGCATGGCCAAGGTCGAGTTCGGCGACCACACCCGCTTCACCGTGAAGTGGGCGGCGCTCACCTCCCTGGTGGTGTTGGCCTCCGGACTCGTCTTCGGAATCATCTGATCCGTGCACAGGACGCCTCCACGGCCCGGTAGGGGCTGGCTGCTGCGCCTGGTCATCGCCTTCTCCTTCGCACAGGCGGCGGTGAGCATGGCCCGGCCCGCCGTCTCCTACCGGGCCCTGGCGCTGGGCGCCGACGCCCGGGCGGTCGGGGTGATCGCCGGGATCTACGCCCTGCTGCCGCTGTTCGCCGCCGTACCGCTGGGGCGCCGCACCGACCACGGGCGGTGCGCCCCGCTGCTGCCCGTCGGTGTCGCGCTGATCGCCACCGGCTGCGCCTTCAGCGCCACGGCCGGAACGCTGCCGGGCATGGCCGCGTGGAGCGGGGTGATGGGCCTGGGCCATCTGGCGTTCGTGATCGGCGCCCAGTCCATCGTGGCCCGGCAGAGCGCCCCGGCCGAACAGGACCGCAACTTCGGCCACTTCACCATCGGCGCCTCGCTCGGTCAGCTCATCGGGCCCGTCGCGGCCGGGCTGGTGGTCTCCGGCCACGACGGCGCGATGGCCCGCACCAGTGCCGCCGCGCTGGCGGTCTCCGCCGCCGTGGCGGCCTGTTCGGTCACCGCGCTGTGGCGTATCGAGCACCGGGACCGGGACGCCCGGCCGGCGGCCGCGTCCGCGGCGGAGGCGCGGCGGGTGCCGGTGCGCGCCATCCTCACGACCCGCGGGGTGGCCTCGGGCATCTTCATCAGCCTCGCCGTGCTCTCCGCGACCGACATCCTCACCGCCTATCTGCCGGTCGTCGGCGAACAGCGCGGGATCTCGCCCTCGGTCGTCGGACTGCTGCTGAGCCTGCGCGCCGCGGCCACCGTCGGCTGCCGGCTGGCCATCACCCCGATGATCCGGCTGCTGGGGCGTACCGCGCTGATGGCCGCCGGCTGTCTGGGCGCGGCGCTGTTGTGCGCGGGCATCGCCCTGCCGCTGCCCGCCTGGGCGCTTGGTGCGCTGCTGGCCGGGCTCGGCTTCTGCCTCGGCGTCGGCCAGCCGCTGTCGATGACCACCGTCGTCCAGGCCGCCCCGGACGGAGCCGGGAGCACCGCGCTCGCGCTGCGGCTGACCGGCAACCGGCTGGGCCAGGTCGGGGCGCCCGCCTCCGCCGGGGTGCTCGCCGGGCTCGCGGGCACCGCCGCCCCCTTCGTCATGCTGGGCGGGCTGCTGCTGGTCTCGGCCGCGATCGCGATACGCCCGCTGCGCACGGGCGGGACCGCGGATGTCTCCGCCCGGAAGACGGGATCCCCCTCCCTCGCACGGGACACCACCGACCCCGCTGCCCGTAACGCGGACACCTCCGGCCACTGACCCGCCCCTTCCGTCCCGTTCGGGACCCTCCCACCAGAGCCGCGCCCTGGGCGGTGCGCGGACTCCTGCCATCGGTGTGGCGATCCCGGCGCGGCCAGGGGGCTTGGGTCCGGCCGGTCGCGCCAGCCCCGAAGTCCTCGTCGTTCCAGAGGCCGTCGAGGCGGTCGCGGATCCACATCGCGGTAGTGC
This window contains:
- a CDS encoding type ISP restriction/modification enzyme; the encoded protein is MPGVGERDVPLGDLMPWSVAPLRLGRAWVMAPDAASLTARWERLVAAGDTAERAALFRPSRARSLHTSVAQLPGQRTSTARLVRAGGPCPEPVRVAYGPFDQQWLIPDHRLIDAARPELWRVADDQQIHVVEAAAGPDPEPVLTFSAVLPDGWSAAGRPGRIRPLYRRPGGREPNVAPGLLDHLGARLGHPVSAADLLAWTAATAHSAPCAVPLTADPEVWAQGVELGRRALWLHTRGAHSGERPRMPGGQRPYVRAPLPARGLPDSLDYDPETAALCLGEGRISPVPRGAWEFPAHGVRVLESWFERRTARGEPGTLEAVVPGVWPSAWTSELLELITVLALLAELRPHRRDLATRLLDSPLIAAAELREAGVLPVPAAARRPASVLDHHEEGPEGQFALV
- a CDS encoding ATP-binding cassette domain-containing protein yields the protein MPHTYAVLSDSLHKIFGDVHALRGLDLAVPPGTVCGLLGPNGAGKTTAVRILTTLSAPDSGTARVAGHDVVRNPRAVRRRIAVTGQDASVDGDLTGRENLRLFARLQRLRGAAAGRRADELLDRFDLTEAADRPARTYSGGMRRRLDLAACLLTEPAVLFLDEPTTGLDPRSRGAIWDGVRALARAGTTVLLTTQYLEEADRLADDIVVIDQGRTVATGTPDQLKTTIGQRIEVVVAEADALEGAAVVLGNLTGSRPELNAEHRTVGAASGDPALTLPRVVRELDAAGVPLADASVRRPTLDEVFLRLTHRTATPEEAAV
- a CDS encoding TetR/AcrR family transcriptional regulator, whose protein sequence is MAASGRAAGPDVIWALPERTGRGPRPAYTRDDIAEAAVRIADEAGMDAVSMRRVAAAVGCGTMSLYNYVPRKEDLVDLMVDRVAGEYELPGKPSGDWRADMLGLARQGRALMHRHPWLPAAVLPTGALGPNGLRYMEFCLAALEGSGLDDGLKIELIGMVNGAVISYVSSELATARQRRASEHTAEQRQAAQAGYLARIVASGDYPHLSRTFAAAPAAGDPDETFDRLLGRVLAGYAAAC
- a CDS encoding GntR family transcriptional regulator, with protein sequence MTTFAPDSVALNRKLPLWYQVSQSLRASILGRGPNDPLRLPTEDRLAEHYGVSVLTMRQALKELETEGLISRHRRRGTFIEPSARRGSPVRLLGSVDAIVAQQSGERTTVLDHGPAAVPAELAEYFPGLDEAAGYRRLRRDGRSDEPTNWAENLVRPDLADRIDLADLERWPMTKVLRDVVGVRISRITDTVEARLADPETSRLLEVPLLSPILHYTGVTYDEAGRVVDVARIHYRGDRFSFTVTLEAE
- a CDS encoding ABC transporter permease — its product is MSDTTIRWAARDTAAMLGRQLTRLRHAPALFTITLVAPLMMLVLFGYVFGSAIQVPGSGDYREYLVPGLFVSIAAGGILTGMIGTAQDMQRGVIDRFRTLPMSRAAVPLGQVASDVLIAAVGLVPLALLGLAVGWRIRGGPGAALGAFALLLLFRLATAWIGQYLGMVVGKEEAAGQLSSLTFSLPMVSNTYVPTDGMPGWLRCVADWNPISAVVAACRDLFGNVAADPDAAWPLAHPVAASIGWSLLLVAVFMPLTVRRYARGGR
- the hmgA gene encoding homogentisate 1,2-dioxygenase, which produces MDDGTGTEQARKTAEGLVYSSGFGNEHSSEAVPGALPIGRNSPQRAPLGLYAEQLSGTAFTEPRAHNRRSWLYRIRPSAAHPPYLRIDNGSVRGAPFTETVPDPNRLRWDPLPEPPVGTDFLSGLWTLGGNGDAAERSGMAVHLYAANASMTDRVFSDADGELLILPERGGLLLRTEFGLLRAEPGHMALIPRGVRFRVELLDPTARGYVCENYGRPFVLPDLGPIGANGLANPRDFLAPVAAYEDVERPVRVVSKFCGNLWAATYDHSPLDVVAWHGNHVPYVYDLRRFNVLGTISYDHPDPSIFTVLTSPSDTPGLAGVDFVVFAPRWLVGEDTFRPPYFHRNVMSEYMGLIEGAYDAKTAGPGGFVPGGGSLHNMMSAHGPDHETFERASAAELAPRKVDDGLAFMFETRWPVTATPQAMAADHLQTGYDDVWQGLERHFRP